A portion of the Armatimonadota bacterium genome contains these proteins:
- a CDS encoding TIGR00282 family metallophosphoesterase gives MRLLFIGDIVGRPGREAVSQLLPALREEYSPDFIVANGENAAGGMGITKETAAEVFQSGVDVVTLGNHVWSKKEVYTYLDEEQRLLRPANYPVGAPGRGWNIYLTKSGIRIGVINLCGRIFMENLEDPFRTADAILLEIGQHTNLIFIDFHAEVTSEKSALGWYLDGRVTGVLGTHTHVQTADERILPGGTAFISDVGMTGPIDSVIGVKKELIISRFITQMPTKFEIAEGKAMLSAVLVEADCSTGQALSVTRIQRNQSA, from the coding sequence TTGCGGCTTCTGTTTATAGGAGATATAGTGGGAAGGCCGGGACGAGAGGCCGTTTCTCAGTTGCTACCGGCACTAAGAGAAGAATACTCGCCCGATTTCATCGTTGCGAACGGCGAAAATGCGGCAGGAGGTATGGGAATCACCAAGGAAACTGCCGCCGAGGTCTTCCAATCTGGCGTTGATGTTGTAACCCTTGGCAATCACGTTTGGTCAAAAAAGGAAGTCTATACTTATCTCGATGAGGAACAGCGTTTGCTTAGGCCGGCGAACTATCCAGTAGGTGCGCCCGGCCGGGGATGGAACATATACCTGACTAAGAGTGGCATTCGCATTGGAGTTATCAATTTATGCGGAAGAATCTTCATGGAAAACCTTGAAGACCCATTTCGGACAGCGGATGCTATACTTCTTGAGATCGGTCAGCATACGAATTTAATTTTCATTGATTTCCACGCGGAGGTGACATCAGAGAAAAGTGCTCTAGGATGGTACCTTGACGGCCGCGTCACTGGCGTGCTCGGCACGCATACCCATGTCCAGACTGCCGATGAGCGAATTCTGCCAGGGGGAACCGCTTTTATAAGTGACGTTGGAATGACTGGCCCAATAGATTCGGTTATTGGTGTAAAAAAAGAGCTTATTATCTCCAGGTTCATTACGCAAATGCCGACAAAATTTGAGATAGCCGAAGGAAAGGCAATGCTTTCGGCTGTTCTGGTTGAAGCAGACTGCAGTACCGGGCAGGCATTGAGCGTTACGAGAATCCAAAGAAACCAGTCGGCATAG
- a CDS encoding BlaI/MecI/CopY family transcriptional regulator encodes MSLVDRLYKAVKKDDKAEGGAPAVSTYSLGELEAQILDVIWDLEPPVNSTQVFKIMYPKRELSYSTIMLTMAKLAKKGILTQTKTGDKKTDAFVYTPNITREQMGKLLLDEVCRKVLGKPLYKAVRDLLPDYSEEELRKIETALRDE; translated from the coding sequence ATGTCTTTAGTAGATCGCCTATACAAGGCAGTAAAAAAAGACGATAAAGCTGAAGGCGGGGCGCCAGCAGTTTCTACTTACTCCCTTGGGGAGCTCGAAGCACAAATCCTCGATGTAATTTGGGACCTTGAGCCACCCGTCAATAGTACTCAAGTATTCAAGATAATGTATCCTAAACGCGAACTTTCTTACTCTACCATCATGCTTACAATGGCAAAGCTTGCCAAGAAGGGCATACTAACACAAACGAAAACAGGCGATAAGAAGACCGACGCTTTCGTGTACACGCCAAACATCACTCGCGAGCAGATGGGCAAACTGCTCCTAGATGAGGTTTGTCGGAAGGTTCTCGGTAAGCCATTATATAAAGCAGTACGTGACCTCCTCCCTGATTACTCAGAAGAGGAACTCAGGAAAATTGAAACTGCCCTCCGCGATGAGTAA
- a CDS encoding FAD-dependent oxidoreductase encodes MLELEADVIVIGAGGAGLRAAVAAKEAGADVLVLEKGIAGKSGCTQNSASDWMAYGAAFGHADQRDNPHEHWLDIMIKGALVARPELARRIAYESPQRLLDLERWGASFDKKDGKFVQILSDGARFPRACGKGTNTGPEIERVLLERARDLGVRFVEGIMTADLIMAGEQPGRVIGCWGITEGGRELAVFGAPAIILATGGAGELYSFNVFPEDMTGDGMAMAYRAGAELVNMEFIQIGPCIIHPLKFALSGVFWRMNPRLLNGNGEEFLSKRIPKGINIGNALTLKGVSFPFSVRNESMYIDIAVYEEIVTGVPGLHGGVYLDISHNSSAEIETRARVPFEHLLARGIDIRKEPVEFAPSVQHFNGGVLIDERASTKIKGLYACGEVAGGQHGADRPGGNALADSQVFGAIAGAEAANYAIGQKVQPELVKVIVEQQVRSYQAVPVNEQIEWEALLTSIQRAMWRNVSVVRTESRLGMMEASIREAKSILAKARPADMRRYFEMRNIIDVCHMIVTAARARTESRGTHYRADYPRRDDGNWLKQIILTRADKKPHVSMERIEVPNDIIDGLRTGTLVMD; translated from the coding sequence ATGCTAGAGCTTGAGGCTGACGTAATAGTAATTGGTGCTGGCGGCGCAGGATTGAGGGCAGCTGTTGCAGCCAAAGAAGCGGGTGCCGACGTGCTTGTTTTAGAAAAAGGCATTGCTGGCAAGAGTGGGTGCACCCAAAATTCTGCTTCAGACTGGATGGCATATGGAGCAGCATTCGGCCATGCCGACCAGAGGGACAATCCGCACGAACACTGGCTCGATATAATGATAAAGGGCGCATTAGTTGCGCGCCCTGAACTTGCACGCAGGATTGCTTATGAATCACCCCAGAGGCTGCTTGACCTTGAACGATGGGGAGCGTCGTTCGACAAGAAAGATGGCAAGTTTGTGCAAATACTTTCCGACGGCGCACGCTTTCCCAGGGCATGTGGGAAGGGAACAAACACCGGGCCCGAAATCGAGCGTGTTCTGCTAGAAAGAGCACGCGACCTTGGCGTTAGGTTTGTAGAAGGAATTATGACCGCCGACTTAATTATGGCCGGGGAGCAGCCCGGTCGGGTAATTGGGTGTTGGGGAATTACTGAAGGTGGTAGAGAGTTGGCGGTGTTCGGCGCCCCAGCCATCATATTAGCTACAGGTGGCGCGGGCGAGCTGTACTCCTTCAATGTTTTTCCTGAAGACATGACTGGCGATGGCATGGCGATGGCATACAGAGCAGGGGCGGAGCTTGTGAACATGGAATTCATACAAATCGGTCCTTGCATCATCCATCCGTTAAAGTTTGCCCTTTCTGGTGTTTTCTGGCGAATGAACCCTCGTCTTTTAAACGGCAATGGTGAGGAATTCCTGTCGAAACGCATCCCAAAGGGCATTAACATTGGGAATGCACTTACACTAAAAGGAGTTTCATTCCCGTTTAGTGTTCGAAATGAATCCATGTACATAGATATCGCTGTCTACGAGGAGATTGTAACAGGCGTGCCAGGCCTTCATGGTGGAGTTTATCTCGATATCTCGCACAACTCATCAGCCGAAATCGAAACAAGAGCTCGCGTGCCCTTTGAGCATCTTTTGGCACGTGGCATCGACATCAGGAAGGAACCAGTGGAGTTCGCACCGAGCGTTCAGCACTTCAATGGCGGTGTGCTTATTGACGAGCGGGCATCAACCAAGATTAAGGGTCTTTATGCGTGCGGTGAAGTGGCAGGCGGACAGCACGGAGCTGACCGTCCTGGAGGAAATGCGCTTGCAGATTCGCAAGTCTTTGGGGCAATTGCTGGTGCCGAAGCGGCGAATTATGCCATCGGACAGAAAGTTCAGCCAGAATTAGTCAAGGTGATAGTTGAACAGCAAGTTCGATCTTATCAAGCGGTTCCAGTGAATGAGCAGATTGAATGGGAGGCATTGCTCACGTCAATTCAAAGAGCGATGTGGAGAAACGTATCCGTCGTCCGGACAGAGTCGAGATTAGGCATGATGGAGGCCTCAATCAGAGAAGCAAAATCTATTTTAGCCAAAGCCAGGCCGGCTGATATGCGTCGCTATTTTGAGATGCGGAACATAATTGATGTTTGCCATATGATTGTAACGGCTGCCAGGGCGAGAACTGAGAGCCGAGGAACCCACTATCGAGCTGACTATCCTAGAAGAGACGATGGCAACTGGCTTAAACAAATAATTCTAACGCGCGCTGATAAAAAGCCGCATGTCAGCATGGAGAGGATTGAGGTCCCTAACGATATTATCGACGGTCTTCGAACAGGAACATTAGTGATGGATTAG
- a CDS encoding PKD domain-containing protein produces the protein MWTLLTNRRVSAVLLLGVVIFCRACTSALAQFFEEEGLVLYNGDPADQAGLKIGSWGSGKYEENPRLAFSGRFSIKVSGRSLYDGVRLDFQDAPDITAYYNDKNGYIQLIARFRVQGEDTTYGYSSTYGTSSSATKPIRRVRVAMTLNGEWVEGQVPLSACQVGEDGWMRISIPFAALKANNGLKEARLKRLVITGDGNESFYIGAIRVITDNSEIQVFPNEDQYVAVGDDVMFRASCNPGAAAVKYSWDFDASDGIQEDAVGELVYHKYRKSGEYTVTLTISDLFGVKKSVSTQSKVTVYD, from the coding sequence ATGTGGACATTATTGACAAATCGAAGAGTAAGCGCTGTCCTTTTGCTCGGCGTTGTGATTTTCTGCAGAGCATGCACATCTGCGCTAGCTCAGTTTTTCGAAGAAGAAGGTTTGGTGCTCTACAATGGCGACCCAGCAGACCAGGCAGGTTTGAAAATAGGCAGTTGGGGCAGTGGAAAATATGAGGAAAACCCCCGCCTCGCCTTCAGCGGAAGGTTCTCGATAAAGGTTAGCGGACGTAGCCTGTATGATGGTGTTAGGTTGGACTTTCAGGATGCCCCAGACATCACGGCCTATTATAATGACAAGAACGGCTATATCCAGCTTATAGCCAGGTTCCGCGTGCAGGGCGAAGACACTACATATGGCTACAGTAGCACATATGGCACGAGTTCTTCTGCTACCAAACCAATTCGGAGGGTCAGGGTTGCCATGACCCTTAACGGAGAATGGGTGGAGGGCCAAGTGCCCCTCTCAGCATGCCAGGTCGGTGAAGATGGATGGATGCGCATTTCAATTCCATTTGCGGCATTGAAAGCTAATAATGGTTTAAAAGAGGCTAGGTTGAAGCGCTTGGTGATTACTGGTGACGGCAATGAATCTTTCTACATTGGCGCAATCCGGGTAATCACCGACAATTCTGAAATTCAGGTATTCCCCAACGAAGACCAGTACGTCGCGGTTGGAGATGACGTCATGTTCAGGGCTTCTTGTAATCCGGGGGCAGCAGCGGTAAAGTATTCATGGGATTTTGATGCTTCAGATGGTATTCAAGAGGATGCCGTGGGTGAGCTTGTCTATCATAAGTACCGAAAATCTGGTGAATACACGGTTACTCTGACAATATCTGATCTTTTCGGTGTTAAAAAGAGCGTTAGCACCCAATCAAAGGTAACCGTCTACGACTAG
- a CDS encoding decaprenyl-phosphate phosphoribosyltransferase produces MLIATILQAMRPRQWSKNLFVFAGLLFTLDRQHPVSDYAKVVLAFALFCILSGSVYIVNDILDVERDRLHEKKSQRPIASGRLAIRTAWIVATLLCIGSLILSFALDFRFGSISLAYLGLITAYSLGLKKIVILDVLVIAGGFVLRAAAGAAAISVSVSPWLFVCTVLLALFLGLAKRRQELLVVQKAQEHRPVLEQYSIPLLDQLINIVASTTITAYALYTFFSRTGAAHPYMMVTLPFVIYGVFRYLFLIHNNSGAESPETLVITDKPLLVCIILWALAAGLIIGLGK; encoded by the coding sequence GTGTTGATAGCCACGATTCTTCAAGCAATGCGGCCGCGACAATGGTCGAAAAACCTGTTCGTGTTTGCCGGCCTGCTTTTTACTTTGGATCGCCAGCACCCTGTTTCTGATTACGCTAAGGTCGTGCTGGCTTTTGCCTTGTTCTGCATTTTGTCTGGGAGTGTGTACATAGTAAACGATATCTTAGATGTAGAACGTGACCGGCTGCATGAGAAAAAATCACAGAGGCCCATTGCATCTGGCAGGCTAGCTATTCGAACAGCGTGGATTGTGGCCACGCTCCTCTGCATAGGAAGTTTGATACTCTCCTTCGCACTTGACTTTAGGTTTGGTAGCATTAGCCTTGCGTATCTAGGACTTATAACAGCTTACTCACTTGGGCTAAAAAAGATAGTTATCCTGGACGTTTTAGTAATCGCGGGTGGGTTCGTTCTTCGAGCGGCAGCAGGGGCGGCGGCAATCAGTGTGTCAGTGTCTCCTTGGCTGTTTGTCTGCACAGTGCTTCTTGCCTTATTTCTTGGACTAGCCAAGCGACGGCAGGAGCTTCTAGTTGTCCAAAAAGCACAAGAACATAGGCCAGTGTTGGAGCAGTACTCGATTCCACTTCTCGACCAATTAATCAATATCGTCGCTTCTACAACAATCACGGCTTATGCGTTGTACACCTTTTTCTCGAGAACTGGAGCCGCACATCCCTACATGATGGTCACATTGCCTTTTGTCATATATGGCGTCTTCAGATATCTGTTCCTAATCCACAACAATTCGGGTGCCGAAAGCCCGGAAACATTGGTAATTACAGACAAACCTCTTCTGGTTTGTATTATCCTATGGGCTCTAGCTGCTGGCCTCATAATTGGTTTAGGAAAATAG